Proteins from a single region of Novosphingobium sp. CECT 9465:
- a CDS encoding aminopeptidase P family protein → MHFNRRTVLTGAAATAALAATVRAQVLPPSGFATPSGTFPFAADVYRERRARLMATLKDGVAVIHGAKRGATSGPVSPPFHQSGDFAWLTGIVDEPGAVLVLAPAERLYREFLLLPSRDVETERWDVERLPLGSQIEARTGIQRVRRTSGLDALVTGMAARSRTLHFMGPIASASSPVPAALDLYNRVMARVPGCTLKDQSALLPALRTVKEPRELDLMRRATAATKAGHLAAMKAVRPGMTERQLTAILETGFREGGGEGLSYDSIVATGRNAASLHYAHGNAEIGASDLVLIDAAAAVGTYACDVTRTFPASGKFTTQQRADYELVLAAQDAAARMLKAGVMHEDMTEAASAVFRRAGRIDDFTHGLGHFVGLDVHDAGDYAKPLPAGAVLTIEPGLYNQPLNQGIRIEDIYLVTATGAERLSTGIPRTVDEIEAFMAR, encoded by the coding sequence ATGCATTTCAACCGCCGCACCGTGCTGACCGGAGCTGCCGCCACCGCCGCGCTTGCCGCCACCGTCCGCGCGCAAGTCCTGCCCCCTTCAGGCTTCGCCACGCCTTCGGGCACATTCCCCTTTGCCGCCGACGTCTATCGTGAACGCCGCGCCCGCCTGATGGCCACGCTCAAGGACGGCGTCGCGGTCATCCATGGCGCGAAGCGTGGGGCCACCAGCGGACCGGTCAGCCCGCCGTTCCATCAGAGCGGCGATTTCGCGTGGCTTACCGGCATCGTCGATGAACCCGGCGCGGTGCTGGTCCTTGCCCCGGCAGAGCGCCTCTATCGCGAATTCCTGCTGCTGCCTTCGCGCGATGTCGAAACCGAACGCTGGGATGTGGAACGTCTGCCGCTCGGCTCGCAGATCGAGGCGCGCACCGGCATCCAGCGGGTGCGCCGCACATCCGGCCTCGATGCGCTGGTTACCGGCATGGCCGCGCGCAGCCGCACCCTGCATTTCATGGGACCGATCGCCAGCGCCTCCAGCCCGGTCCCGGCGGCGCTTGACCTCTACAACCGCGTAATGGCACGCGTGCCCGGATGCACGCTAAAGGACCAGAGCGCGCTGCTGCCCGCGCTGCGCACGGTCAAGGAACCGCGCGAGCTTGATCTGATGCGCCGCGCCACCGCCGCCACGAAAGCAGGCCACCTCGCCGCGATGAAGGCCGTCCGTCCCGGCATGACCGAGCGCCAGTTGACCGCAATCCTCGAAACCGGCTTTCGCGAAGGCGGCGGGGAAGGGCTGTCCTACGATTCCATCGTCGCCACCGGACGCAACGCCGCCTCGCTCCATTATGCCCATGGCAATGCGGAGATCGGTGCCAGCGATCTGGTCCTGATCGATGCCGCCGCCGCTGTTGGCACATATGCCTGCGACGTTACTCGCACTTTCCCCGCATCGGGCAAATTCACCACGCAGCAACGCGCCGATTACGAACTGGTTCTTGCCGCGCAGGACGCCGCCGCGCGGATGCTCAAGGCAGGCGTGATGCACGAGGACATGACCGAAGCCGCCAGCGCTGTGTTCCGCAGGGCAGGACGCATTGATGACTTCACCCACGGCCTCGGCCATTTCGTCGGTCTCGATGTGCACGATGCTGGCGATTACGCCAAGCCACTGCCCGCAGGCGCGGTCCTGACCATCGAGCCCGGCCTCTACAACCAGCCCCTCAACCAAGGCATCCGCATCGAGGACATCTACCTCGTCACCGCCACAGGCGCCGAACGCCTCAGCACTGGCATCCCACGCACGGTCGACGAAATCGAAGCCTTCATGGCGCGGTGA
- the dxs gene encoding 1-deoxy-D-xylulose-5-phosphate synthase produces MSPEPATPLLDTVSTPADLRKLAPSQLRQLADELRSEMISAVGTTGGHLGSGLGVVELTVALHYVFDTPVDRLVWDVGHQAYPHKILTGRRDRIRTLRQGGGLSGFTKRSESEYDPFGTAHSSTSISAALGFAIANKLTDRPGKGIAVIGDGAMSAGMAYEAMNNAQGAGNRLVVILNDNDMSIAPPVGGLSAYLARLVSSRPFLSLREIARRLSRKLPRPLHEAARKTDEFARGMAMGGTLFEELGFYYVGPIDGHNIEQLIPVLENVRDAAEGPCLIHVVTQKGKGYGPAEAAADKYHGVQKFDVVTGEQVKAKATAPAYQNVFGETLSMLADSDPRICAITAAMPGGTGVDKFARAHPERTFDVGIAEQHAVTFAAGLAAEGMRPFCAIYSTFLQRAFDQVVHDVAIQNLPVRFAIDRAGLVGADGATHAGSFDITYLATLPNLVVMAAADEAELVHMTYTAACHDSGPIAFRYPRGNGTGVAMPAVPERLEIGKGRIVRHGTKVALLSLGTRLAEALKAADQLEAKGLSTTVADLRFAKPLDEALIRQLMTTHEVIVTVEEGSIGGLGAHVLTMASDEGLTDAGLKIRTMRLPDVFQDHDTPDKQYDEAGLNAPNIVDTVLKALRHNSAGVSEARA; encoded by the coding sequence ATGAGTCCAGAACCGGCAACCCCGTTGCTAGACACCGTCAGCACGCCCGCAGATCTCCGCAAGCTTGCGCCATCGCAGCTCCGCCAATTGGCGGACGAACTGCGCAGCGAAATGATTTCCGCCGTCGGGACGACTGGCGGCCATCTCGGTTCAGGGCTGGGTGTGGTGGAGCTCACCGTTGCGCTGCACTATGTGTTCGATACGCCGGTAGACAGGCTGGTATGGGACGTGGGCCACCAGGCCTATCCGCACAAGATCCTGACCGGCAGGCGCGACCGCATTCGCACCTTGCGGCAGGGCGGCGGGCTTTCGGGCTTTACCAAGCGCAGCGAAAGCGAATACGATCCGTTCGGCACCGCGCATTCCTCGACCTCGATCTCCGCTGCACTCGGCTTTGCGATCGCCAACAAGCTGACCGACCGCCCCGGCAAGGGCATCGCGGTGATCGGCGATGGCGCGATGAGCGCAGGCATGGCCTATGAGGCCATGAACAACGCCCAGGGCGCGGGCAATCGGCTTGTCGTTATCCTGAATGACAACGACATGTCGATCGCGCCCCCGGTGGGCGGGCTTTCGGCCTATCTCGCGCGGCTGGTATCGTCGCGTCCGTTCCTGAGCCTGCGCGAAATCGCGCGGCGCCTTTCGCGCAAATTGCCACGTCCGCTGCACGAAGCCGCCCGCAAGACCGACGAGTTCGCGCGCGGCATGGCCATGGGCGGCACACTGTTCGAGGAACTGGGTTTCTATTATGTCGGCCCTATCGACGGGCACAATATCGAACAGTTGATCCCGGTGCTGGAAAACGTGCGCGATGCTGCCGAAGGGCCGTGCCTGATCCACGTGGTGACGCAGAAGGGCAAGGGCTACGGTCCGGCCGAAGCGGCGGCTGACAAGTATCACGGCGTCCAGAAGTTCGATGTGGTGACGGGCGAGCAGGTCAAGGCCAAGGCCACCGCGCCCGCCTATCAGAACGTGTTCGGCGAGACGCTTTCCATGCTGGCGGACAGCGATCCGCGCATTTGCGCGATCACCGCTGCCATGCCCGGCGGTACGGGCGTGGACAAGTTTGCCAGGGCGCACCCTGAACGCACCTTCGATGTGGGCATTGCCGAACAGCACGCGGTGACCTTTGCAGCAGGGCTTGCCGCCGAAGGCATGCGCCCGTTCTGCGCGATCTATTCCACGTTCCTGCAACGCGCGTTCGACCAGGTGGTGCATGATGTCGCGATCCAGAACCTGCCGGTGCGCTTTGCGATCGATCGGGCGGGGCTGGTGGGTGCCGATGGCGCAACCCATGCCGGATCGTTCGACATCACGTACCTTGCCACGCTGCCCAATCTGGTGGTGATGGCGGCGGCTGACGAGGCGGAACTGGTTCACATGACCTATACCGCCGCCTGCCACGATAGCGGGCCGATTGCCTTCCGCTATCCGCGCGGTAACGGCACCGGCGTTGCCATGCCCGCCGTGCCTGAGCGGCTTGAAATCGGCAAGGGCCGGATCGTGCGGCACGGCACCAAGGTTGCGTTGCTTTCGCTCGGCACACGGCTGGCCGAGGCGCTCAAGGCGGCGGACCAGCTGGAGGCCAAGGGCCTTTCCACCACGGTTGCCGATTTGCGCTTTGCCAAGCCGCTGGACGAAGCGCTGATTCGCCAGTTGATGACCACGCATGAAGTTATCGTCACGGTCGAGGAAGGCTCCATCGGAGGGCTTGGCGCCCACGTGCTGACCATGGCGAGCGACGAGGGCCTGACCGATGCAGGCCTGAAGATCCGCACGATGCGCCTGCCCGACGTGTTCCAGGACCACGACACGCCGGACAAGCAATATGACGAGGCGGGTCTCAATGCGCCGAACATCGTCGACACAGTGCTGAAGGCGCTGCGGCATAACAGCGCCGGGGTCAGCGAAGCGCGGGCCTGA
- a CDS encoding NnrU family protein has translation MDNTHIHLTIAMASFVLSHFLMSGPLRRTLVSAMREQGFALFYSMVSLCTLTWGIVAFDRALSTTPVWDGTHPLPWLLGSVLTIVSLALLLPSFVRNPALPGVKAAGLGTVIPTGVFKITRHPMMWAFSLWAIGHIIVAPELRMFIFMGSIILIALLGSHFQDKRKVAQNNREFGPWQRRTTFWPDVRQFGRIGIVWLIAVVLWFLATTLHWELFGIPAGLWLLFR, from the coding sequence GTGGACAACACCCACATCCATCTGACCATAGCGATGGCCAGTTTCGTTCTTTCACACTTCCTGATGTCAGGCCCGCTGCGACGGACACTTGTATCTGCCATGCGCGAACAGGGCTTCGCGCTATTCTATTCGATGGTTTCGCTTTGCACTCTTACTTGGGGCATCGTCGCGTTTGACCGCGCCTTGTCAACCACGCCTGTATGGGACGGCACTCATCCATTGCCCTGGCTGCTGGGCAGTGTGCTGACGATCGTTTCACTGGCGTTGCTGCTGCCATCCTTCGTCCGCAATCCGGCTCTGCCCGGCGTCAAGGCGGCAGGCCTTGGCACTGTCATCCCGACCGGGGTGTTCAAAATCACCCGTCACCCGATGATGTGGGCATTCAGCTTGTGGGCGATCGGGCACATCATCGTGGCCCCCGAATTGCGCATGTTCATTTTCATGGGTTCGATCATTCTTATCGCACTGCTTGGATCGCACTTTCAGGACAAGCGCAAAGTGGCGCAGAACAATCGCGAATTCGGGCCATGGCAGCGCCGCACCACGTTCTGGCCGGATGTGCGCCAGTTCGGACGAATCGGCATCGTGTGGCTGATCGCCGTGGTCTTGTGGTTTCTCGCCACGACGCTGCACTGGGAATTGTTCGGCATCCCGGCAGGTCTCTGGCTGCTGTTCCGTTAG
- the msrA gene encoding peptide-methionine (S)-S-oxide reductase MsrA, translated as MKRPILAVLTAVGIMTAACQQPALAEGVMATPAAAVQANEAPGKKVAVFAGGCFWGIEAVFSHLKGVSSVVSGYHGGSKKDADYDTVGNGRTGHAEAVRVTYDPSKIRYDQLLRVFFAVGANPTQLNYQGPDHGSQYRNALVPLDKEQARVAAGYLAQLKRLDLWKQPIVTTVEPYKAFYPAESYHQDFMANNPDHGYIRRWDAPKVTALKRMFPDLYKPIFTRN; from the coding sequence ATGAAGCGTCCGATCCTTGCCGTCCTGACAGCGGTGGGGATCATGACCGCCGCTTGCCAGCAGCCCGCTCTGGCCGAAGGCGTGATGGCTACGCCCGCTGCGGCGGTGCAGGCCAACGAGGCGCCGGGCAAGAAGGTCGCGGTGTTTGCAGGCGGCTGCTTCTGGGGCATCGAGGCGGTGTTCAGCCATCTGAAGGGCGTGAGCAGCGTCGTATCGGGCTACCACGGCGGATCGAAGAAGGATGCCGATTACGACACTGTCGGAAACGGGCGTACCGGCCATGCCGAAGCCGTGCGGGTGACGTACGATCCTTCGAAGATCCGCTACGATCAGCTTCTGCGCGTGTTCTTTGCGGTGGGCGCCAACCCCACGCAGCTCAATTACCAGGGACCGGACCACGGATCGCAATACCGCAACGCGCTGGTGCCGCTGGACAAGGAACAGGCGCGGGTTGCGGCGGGGTATCTAGCCCAGTTGAAGCGACTGGATCTGTGGAAGCAGCCGATCGTGACGACGGTGGAGCCTTACAAGGCGTTCTACCCGGCCGAAAGCTATCATCAGGATTTCATGGCGAACAACCCGGACCACGGCTATATCCGCCGCTGGGACGCGCCCAAGGTCACGGCGCTGAAGCGGATGTTCCCCGATCTGTACAAGCCGATCTTCACGCGCAACTGA
- a CDS encoding iron-sulfur cluster assembly accessory protein, whose translation MSEPVISLAPSAAARVATIAAKQAKPAILRLSVEGGGCSGFQYKFGLADAPEADDTVTETDGVKLLVDSVSLDLLEGSVVEYVESLGGAAFRVSNPQAASGCGCGSSFAI comes from the coding sequence ATGTCCGAACCTGTCATCTCGCTCGCTCCCAGCGCCGCCGCGCGCGTGGCCACCATTGCCGCCAAGCAGGCGAAGCCTGCGATCCTCCGGCTTTCGGTAGAGGGGGGCGGCTGTTCGGGCTTTCAATACAAATTCGGTCTCGCCGATGCACCCGAAGCGGATGATACGGTTACCGAAACCGATGGTGTGAAGCTGCTGGTCGATTCGGTCAGCCTCGACCTGCTGGAAGGCAGCGTGGTGGAATATGTCGAATCGCTGGGCGGCGCGGCCTTCCGGGTGAGCAACCCGCAGGCGGCTTCGGGGTGCGGGTGCGGGTCCAGCTTCGCGATATGA
- a CDS encoding peptide MFS transporter has product MAQDNISAPAIPQQSHGDWFGHPAQLKRLFTTEMWERFGYYGMRAILTLYLAKHFLFNDTTSTGIYGGFTALVYLTPLIGGLMADRYLGSKRSVKFGAILMALGYFMLCFGGDAARPYATIDGQRYDVSISETGGDEVRSLEMGGQRLEIIGNEDKSVSLKAADGTEARRIAAGGFESDGERSPFYVAVLLIGLSIVTVGNGFFKPNISTIVGTLYAEGDRRRDAGFTIFYMGINLGSLISQFFCPILAEAVGWWAGFGLAALGMTFSWLLVQFDGGRLDGYGERPVGADASKDWLIYGAALVCVPLFWLLFMNLMAYVPPQAGEGLAGYVLGLPIMGKLMFGTFLIAVPGILIWALTAGNRVEFQMMVAAMVLIVFNTVFWTLFEQAGSSLTLFAERNTMLEVGWTRPLFAMFQSIQASYYVFFAVLLGGLGWALAWFFGQGEVAATRTKLNIGFALVMIAGFLGMVYARARGFGSDSVYVMPAGQTQIFNALFIVTLAPLFSVMWNVLARRGLEPSIPLKFAIALMGVGGGFLLLVWGSQFADAQFKVGLVWLAGLYLIHSMAELCISPVGLSMITKLSMARIVGMMMGVWFLSIAVAQYVAGLVAQVASVETVGGQVTNLKVSLDTYVGVFTTIGWVSVGIGLVLLIVAVPLRKLMHGVT; this is encoded by the coding sequence ATGGCTCAGGACAACATCAGCGCACCCGCCATTCCGCAGCAGTCGCATGGAGACTGGTTTGGCCATCCGGCCCAGTTGAAGCGCCTGTTCACCACCGAGATGTGGGAACGGTTCGGCTATTACGGCATGCGGGCGATCCTCACGCTCTACCTGGCCAAGCATTTCCTGTTCAACGACACGACCAGCACCGGCATTTATGGCGGATTCACGGCGCTGGTCTATCTTACCCCGCTGATCGGCGGATTGATGGCGGATCGCTATCTCGGCTCGAAGCGCTCGGTGAAGTTCGGCGCGATCCTGATGGCGCTGGGCTATTTCATGCTCTGCTTCGGTGGCGATGCGGCGCGGCCCTATGCCACGATTGACGGCCAGCGTTATGACGTGAGCATTTCCGAAACCGGCGGCGACGAAGTCCGCTCGCTCGAAATGGGCGGACAGCGCCTCGAAATCATCGGGAACGAGGACAAGTCGGTCTCGCTGAAGGCCGCAGACGGTACGGAAGCACGGCGGATTGCGGCCGGCGGCTTTGAGTCCGATGGCGAACGGTCCCCCTTCTACGTCGCCGTGCTGCTGATCGGTCTGTCGATCGTCACTGTCGGCAACGGCTTCTTCAAGCCCAATATCTCCACGATCGTCGGAACGCTTTATGCCGAAGGCGACAGGCGGCGCGATGCCGGGTTCACCATCTTCTACATGGGCATCAACCTCGGTTCGCTGATTTCGCAGTTCTTCTGCCCGATCCTGGCTGAAGCGGTGGGCTGGTGGGCGGGCTTCGGCCTTGCCGCGCTGGGCATGACCTTCTCGTGGCTGCTGGTCCAGTTCGATGGCGGGCGCCTCGATGGATACGGCGAAAGACCTGTGGGTGCCGATGCCAGCAAGGACTGGCTGATTTATGGAGCAGCGCTGGTGTGCGTCCCGCTGTTCTGGCTCCTGTTCATGAACCTGATGGCCTACGTTCCCCCACAAGCGGGCGAAGGCCTTGCCGGGTACGTTCTTGGCCTGCCGATCATGGGCAAGCTGATGTTCGGCACCTTCCTGATCGCAGTTCCGGGTATTCTGATCTGGGCGCTGACGGCAGGCAACCGCGTCGAATTCCAGATGATGGTCGCAGCAATGGTGCTGATCGTCTTCAACACCGTGTTCTGGACGTTGTTCGAACAGGCCGGTTCCTCGCTCACCCTGTTTGCCGAACGCAACACCATGCTGGAAGTGGGCTGGACACGCCCGCTCTTCGCAATGTTCCAGTCAATCCAGGCCAGTTATTACGTTTTCTTCGCCGTGCTTCTGGGCGGCCTGGGCTGGGCGCTGGCCTGGTTCTTCGGACAGGGTGAGGTTGCGGCAACACGGACGAAGCTCAACATCGGCTTTGCCCTTGTCATGATCGCGGGCTTTCTTGGCATGGTCTATGCGCGCGCGCGCGGCTTCGGCAGCGATAGCGTCTATGTCATGCCGGCAGGACAGACACAGATCTTCAATGCCTTGTTCATCGTCACGCTGGCCCCGCTGTTCAGTGTGATGTGGAACGTGCTGGCGCGACGCGGGCTGGAACCGTCAATCCCGCTCAAGTTCGCCATCGCGCTGATGGGCGTGGGCGGCGGGTTTCTGCTGCTCGTATGGGGTTCGCAGTTCGCCGACGCCCAGTTCAAGGTCGGACTTGTCTGGCTCGCCGGACTTTACCTTATCCATTCGATGGCCGAACTTTGCATTTCGCCGGTCGGCCTCTCGATGATCACCAAGCTTTCCATGGCCCGCATCGTGGGCATGATGATGGGCGTGTGGTTCCTGTCCATCGCCGTCGCGCAATATGTGGCAGGGCTGGTCGCACAGGTCGCCAGCGTCGAGACGGTCGGCGGGCAGGTCACCAACCTCAAGGTCAGCCTCGATACTTATGTCGGTGTGTTCACCACCATCGGCTGGGTTTCGGTCGGCATCGGTTTGGTACTGCTGATCGTTGCCGTCCCGCTCCGAAAGCTGATGCACGGGGTAACCTGA
- a CDS encoding IS5 family transposase (programmed frameshift), with protein sequence MSRYDLTDFEWRVIEPMLPNKPRGVPRVDDRRVLNGIFWVLRSGAPWRDLPERYGPRTTCYNRFVRWRKAGVWDRMMDAITAAHDGDIQMIDSTSIRAHQQAATGKKGDRDHCLGRSRGGLTTKIHAVVDGQGLPIRLSLTAGQSHDGQAADDLLNHVGAGTIVLADKAYDADRIRASLREKGSFANIPPKANRKSKPYFSTWLYRERNLIERYFSKLKHFRRVATRYDKLAENFLAMVQLASMRLWLRVYESTA encoded by the exons ATGAGCCGATATGACCTGACCGATTTCGAGTGGCGTGTGATCGAACCAATGTTGCCCAACAAGCCTAGAGGCGTGCCACGTGTCGATGACCGGCGTGTGCTGAATGGCATCTTCTGGGTGCTGCGGTCAGGGGCGCCGTGGCGAGACTTGCCGGAACGCTATGGCCCGCGCACAACCTGCTACAATCGCTTCGTGCGATGGCGAAAAGCCGGTGTGTGGGATCGAATGATGGACGCCATCACCGCCGCCCATGATGGCGATATCCAGATGATCGACAGCACTTCCATCCGGGCGCACCAACAGGCTGCGACGG GCAAAAAGGGGGATCGAGATCATTGTCTCGGTCGCTCCCGAGGCGGGCTCACCACCAAAATCCACGCGGTCGTCGATGGGCAAGGCCTCCCGATCCGGCTCAGCCTGACTGCCGGGCAAAGCCACGACGGGCAAGCGGCTGACGATCTACTCAATCACGTTGGCGCCGGAACAATCGTGCTGGCAGACAAGGCGTATGACGCCGATCGTATCCGAGCGTCTCTCCGCGAAAAGGGATCGTTTGCCAACATTCCGCCCAAGGCAAACCGGAAGTCGAAACCGTACTTCAGCACATGGCTGTACCGCGAGCGGAACCTGATCGAACGCTATTTCTCCAAATTGAAGCACTTCCGCAGAGTAGCTACCCGCTACGACAAGTTGGCCGAAAACTTTCTGGCCATGGTCCAACTCGCCTCAATGCGCCTGTGGCTGCGCGTTTATGAGTCTACGGCCTAG
- a CDS encoding Fur family transcriptional regulator, with amino-acid sequence MSGHHHHHDFAGEKLVLAARDALVAAGEQWTDMRSDVFEALAGCEKPASAYDIAESVGTGRGKRVAANSVYRILDLFVRTNLARRVESANAYVANSHPGCRHDCIFLICDVCGSAVHIDDDRLTGALRQAAQSAGFAEVRPVVEIRGHCAECARGEAL; translated from the coding sequence ATGTCAGGCCACCATCACCATCACGATTTCGCTGGCGAGAAGCTGGTCCTTGCTGCGCGCGACGCCTTGGTGGCGGCGGGCGAGCAATGGACCGATATGCGCTCGGATGTGTTCGAAGCCCTCGCCGGGTGTGAAAAACCCGCCTCGGCCTATGACATTGCCGAAAGCGTCGGCACCGGCCGGGGCAAGCGGGTTGCAGCCAATTCGGTATATCGCATCCTCGACCTTTTCGTGCGGACCAATCTGGCGCGGCGGGTGGAAAGCGCGAATGCCTATGTTGCCAACAGCCATCCCGGCTGTCGCCACGATTGCATCTTCCTGATCTGCGACGTGTGCGGATCGGCCGTGCATATCGATGACGACCGGCTGACCGGGGCGCTGCGGCAAGCCGCGCAATCGGCCGGCTTTGCCGAAGTACGGCCCGTCGTGGAGATTCGCGGGCACTGCGCCGAATGCGCCAGGGGCGAGGCGCTGTGA
- a CDS encoding integration host factor subunit beta has protein sequence MIRSELLQALAKESPGMRSEEIERVVDVFFDEIAKRLAEGGRVELRGFGAFSTRERDARKGRNPRTGETVEVPGKRVPYFKAGKEMRVRLNAD, from the coding sequence ATGATAAGGTCGGAGCTGTTGCAGGCGCTCGCAAAAGAGAGCCCAGGCATGCGCAGCGAGGAAATCGAACGCGTGGTCGATGTATTCTTTGACGAGATCGCCAAGCGGCTCGCCGAAGGGGGACGGGTGGAACTGCGTGGTTTTGGCGCATTTTCCACGCGCGAACGCGATGCGCGCAAGGGACGCAACCCGCGCACTGGCGAAACCGTGGAAGTTCCGGGCAAGCGCGTACCCTATTTCAAGGCAGGCAAGGAAATGCGGGTCCGGCTGAACGCCGACTGA
- a CDS encoding GntR family transcriptional regulator: MSSAYRPVYLRLRDEICIGILEGRYAEGTMLPSVRAFAAEQGANPLTVAKAYQQFQDEGLVTVQRGIGMFVAAGAVAALRARERESFLRDEWPEIAARMRLLGLKAADLAEMA; the protein is encoded by the coding sequence ATGAGCAGTGCTTACCGCCCCGTATATCTGCGCCTGCGTGACGAGATCTGCATCGGTATCCTTGAGGGTCGCTATGCCGAGGGCACGATGCTGCCATCCGTGCGCGCCTTTGCAGCCGAACAGGGTGCCAATCCCTTGACGGTGGCCAAGGCGTACCAGCAGTTTCAGGACGAAGGCCTGGTGACCGTGCAGCGCGGGATCGGCATGTTCGTGGCCGCCGGTGCGGTAGCTGCCTTGCGGGCACGGGAGCGCGAGTCGTTTCTTCGCGATGAATGGCCCGAAATTGCCGCGCGGATGCGTTTGCTTGGCCTGAAGGCGGCAGACCTTGCAGAAATGGCCTGA
- the xth gene encoding exodeoxyribonuclease III produces the protein MIKVASFNINGIKARLPRLLEWLEETRPGIACLQEIKTQDEGFPAAEFEKIGYHAIWHGQKGFNGVAILADGQKPVEVQRGLAGEPEDEHSRYLEADVFGLRVVCIYLPNGNPQPGPKFDYKLRWMERLRARMKAIAAEEVPAMVIGDYNVIPEDKDTYSVKAMADDALMQPGSRDAYRRLLNDGWTDAIDTLNPQGGVWTFWDYQAGAWQRDHGFRIDHALLSPELADRMVSAGVDKDYRGREKASDHAPVWVQLRA, from the coding sequence ATGATCAAGGTTGCATCGTTCAACATCAACGGGATCAAGGCCCGCCTGCCGCGCCTGCTCGAATGGCTGGAGGAAACCCGGCCCGGCATCGCCTGCCTGCAGGAGATCAAGACGCAGGACGAAGGCTTCCCGGCGGCCGAGTTCGAGAAGATCGGCTATCATGCGATCTGGCACGGACAGAAGGGCTTCAACGGCGTGGCGATCCTTGCCGATGGGCAAAAGCCTGTGGAAGTGCAGCGCGGGCTGGCCGGGGAGCCGGAGGACGAGCATTCGCGCTATCTTGAAGCCGACGTCTTCGGCCTGCGCGTGGTGTGCATCTATCTGCCCAACGGCAATCCGCAGCCGGGGCCGAAGTTCGATTACAAACTGCGCTGGATGGAGCGGCTGCGCGCCCGGATGAAGGCGATTGCGGCGGAGGAAGTGCCGGCAATGGTGATCGGCGATTACAACGTGATCCCCGAAGACAAAGACACCTATTCGGTCAAGGCGATGGCCGATGATGCGCTGATGCAACCCGGATCGCGCGATGCCTATCGCCGGTTGCTCAATGACGGGTGGACCGATGCGATCGACACGCTCAACCCGCAGGGCGGGGTGTGGACGTTCTGGGATTATCAGGCGGGCGCGTGGCAGCGCGATCACGGATTCCGCATCGATCATGCCCTGCTTTCGCCCGAACTGGCAGACCGGATGGTGAGCGCGGGCGTGGACAAGGACTATCGCGGGCGCGAAAAGGCCAGCGATCATGCGCCGGTGTGGGTGCAACTGCGAGCCTGA
- a CDS encoding CBS domain-containing protein, with product MTIAQVIAGRSEVWSCSADDSVSDAVDMLATHRIGALPVRDGDIGVAGIFSERDMMRCLHKHGEAALHMKVRDMMTAPVITITPQTSVLEALALMTQRRFRHLPVVEGGKMVAFVSIGDLVKHRIDKIEAEADAMRVYIQQA from the coding sequence ATGACGATTGCACAGGTCATTGCCGGACGCAGCGAAGTGTGGAGCTGCAGCGCCGACGATTCGGTGTCGGATGCGGTCGATATGCTCGCCACGCACCGGATCGGCGCGCTTCCCGTGCGCGATGGCGACATCGGCGTGGCCGGGATATTTTCAGAACGCGACATGATGCGCTGCCTGCACAAGCACGGTGAAGCCGCGCTGCACATGAAAGTGCGCGACATGATGACCGCGCCGGTCATCACCATCACCCCGCAAACCAGTGTGCTCGAAGCGCTGGCCCTGATGACCCAGCGTCGTTTCCGCCATTTGCCCGTGGTCGAGGGCGGAAAGATGGTCGCCTTCGTTTCCATCGGTGATCTGGTCAAGCACCGCATCGACAAGATCGAGGCAGAAGCCGACGCGATGCGGGTCTATATCCAGCAGGCTTGA